Genomic window (Chromatiales bacterium):
CATAATCTGCTGTTAGAAGCAGAACAGGTCTTGCGCGCTGCGCAAAAAGGGTATAATTAATATACCTATGTGCACCTTCGAATTCGATGAGCGGAAGAGCAACAGCAATCGGCGCAAACACGGCATTGATTTCGTGGAGGCCCAGGCGCTTTGGAATGATCCCTATCTCATTGAAATCCCAGCGTTAACGTCCGATGAGGAGCGTTTCCTGGTAATTGGCAAGATCGAAGGAAAGCATTGGTCGGCGGTAATTACGCCCCGAGATGGCAACATCCGAATAATTTCGGTACGCCGTTCGCGGGTTGAAGAGGTGGCGATTTATGAAGGCTAAAAGCTTCGATTCAAAGTTCGAGAAAGGTGAAGATGTCACCGATGC
Coding sequences:
- a CDS encoding BrnT family toxin, with translation MCTFEFDERKSNSNRRKHGIDFVEAQALWNDPYLIEIPALTSDEERFLVIGKIEGKHWSAVITPRDGNIRIISVRRSRVEEVAIYEG